In Archangium violaceum, the following are encoded in one genomic region:
- a CDS encoding citrate synthase codes for MNVNTTQAPVQAGLEGVVVAETRLSEVDGERGRLVIAGSDVESLAGVISFEEVCARLWAPHAKEPLPGSLQAALGEARVRAFGLLEGLGDALSAEDGMDALRAAAAHVSARSDGELGTHLLLTGALAVFAGAWARRGRGLAPVRPDPTLSHAADLLRMVTGESQPDRAAGLDAYLVTVSDHGLNASTFTARVIASTGSDSVSAVVGAIGALKGPLHGGAPGPVLDMLDAIARPERATSWLEEELRAGHRIMGMGHRIYRVRDPRAAVLERAIERLERGGLRTERLALARAVERAAEDLLRQRYPDRPLRANVEFYTAVLLDAVGLDRTMFSPAFACGRVAGWLGHVSEQRTTGRLIRPASRYVGPMPD; via the coding sequence ATGAACGTGAACACGACGCAGGCGCCGGTACAGGCGGGTCTCGAGGGGGTGGTGGTGGCCGAGACCCGGTTGAGTGAAGTGGATGGAGAGCGGGGACGGTTGGTGATCGCCGGGAGCGACGTGGAGTCGCTCGCCGGAGTCATCTCCTTCGAGGAGGTGTGCGCGAGGCTCTGGGCGCCTCATGCGAAGGAGCCGCTCCCGGGCTCGCTCCAGGCGGCACTGGGCGAGGCGCGGGTGCGTGCCTTCGGCCTGCTCGAGGGGCTGGGAGACGCGCTCTCGGCGGAGGACGGCATGGACGCACTGCGGGCCGCGGCGGCACACGTGTCGGCGCGCTCCGATGGCGAGCTGGGGACGCACCTGCTGCTGACGGGGGCCCTCGCGGTGTTCGCGGGAGCCTGGGCGAGGCGCGGACGCGGGCTGGCTCCCGTGCGGCCGGACCCGACGCTGTCCCACGCGGCCGATCTGCTGCGCATGGTGACGGGCGAGTCCCAGCCCGACAGGGCCGCCGGGCTCGATGCCTATCTGGTCACCGTCTCCGACCACGGGCTGAATGCCTCCACGTTCACCGCGCGGGTGATCGCCTCGACCGGTTCCGACTCGGTGTCGGCGGTGGTGGGCGCCATTGGCGCGTTGAAGGGGCCCCTGCATGGTGGAGCGCCCGGGCCGGTGCTGGACATGCTCGATGCCATCGCCCGGCCGGAGCGGGCCACGTCGTGGCTCGAGGAGGAGCTGCGGGCCGGCCACCGCATCATGGGCATGGGCCACCGCATCTACCGCGTGCGCGACCCTCGCGCGGCGGTGCTGGAGCGTGCCATCGAGCGGCTCGAGCGCGGGGGCCTGCGGACCGAGCGGCTCGCCCTGGCTCGTGCCGTGGAGCGCGCGGCCGAGGACCTTCTCCGTCAGCGCTACCCCGACCGCCCGCTGCGCGCCAACGTGGAGTTCTACACGGCCGTGCTGCTCGACGCGGTGGGGCTGGACCGGACGATGTTCTCGCCCGCCTTCGCCTGTGGCCGCGTCGCCGGGTGGCTCGGGCACGTCTCCGAGCAGCGGACCACCGGGCGGCTCATCCGCCCCGCGTCGCGCTATGTGGGGCCGATGCCGGACTGA
- a CDS encoding serine/threonine-protein kinase: MTQPVASSIRIGTILRDTYELVSELGRGGMGTVFLAQHLRLPGKQVAVKVLHAQEETSPEVYARFRREAEITSRLGHPNIVAVFDFHSLEDGTPYLVMEHLRGESLSKRLRQGAIPLQEALLIARQIGSALHTAHQAGVVHRDLKPGNVYLVPTESGGVVGQQVKLLDFGISKLASAQTVHTKEDVLLGTPRYMSPEQAMGKNREVDARSDLFALGCIVYEMLTGRPPFNGDSVAGLIYNIVYQPPDALGLLCPDVPPSVIAAVDRALSKDPKDRFPDVASFIAELTGTPLQSLPPSQPQPTARPEATPRAPGSPSSFPTRRADEPANTVPGRRPTTQPQAEVPGNTVPLGPTVQPKSKVPLIAGGVAVLLVAVAAAGWWLRPQTPPAPAVSTPESTAKAEPPPKPATPPPAVVTAPAETPPTGSEPSESAPSEQVAATTTAETRPTPRTTARQGPPEVMPEEVRKDLTDAEQALKDGNAAEAIRLARRSQRMKITGASFSVLTRAHCHQSDLANARAQWAKVPSAERTRVRQYCKQYEINL, from the coding sequence ATGACCCAACCAGTCGCAAGCTCCATCCGCATCGGAACCATCCTTCGAGACACCTACGAGCTCGTCTCGGAGCTGGGTCGGGGAGGCATGGGCACGGTCTTCCTGGCCCAACACCTCCGGCTGCCCGGCAAGCAGGTGGCGGTGAAGGTCCTCCACGCACAGGAGGAGACGAGCCCGGAGGTGTACGCGCGCTTCCGCCGTGAGGCGGAGATCACCTCCCGGCTCGGCCACCCGAACATCGTCGCGGTGTTCGACTTCCACAGCCTGGAGGACGGCACGCCGTACCTGGTGATGGAGCACCTGCGCGGCGAGAGCCTCTCGAAGCGGCTGCGCCAGGGCGCCATCCCCCTCCAGGAGGCGCTCCTCATCGCGCGGCAGATCGGCTCGGCCCTGCACACCGCCCACCAGGCGGGCGTGGTGCACCGGGACCTGAAGCCGGGCAACGTGTACCTCGTCCCCACCGAGTCCGGGGGCGTGGTGGGCCAGCAGGTGAAGCTGCTCGACTTCGGCATCTCGAAGCTCGCCAGCGCCCAGACGGTCCACACGAAGGAGGACGTGCTGCTGGGCACGCCGCGGTACATGTCGCCCGAGCAGGCGATGGGAAAGAACCGCGAGGTGGATGCCCGCTCGGACCTGTTCGCCCTCGGGTGCATCGTCTACGAGATGCTGACCGGCCGGCCGCCGTTCAACGGCGACTCCGTGGCGGGCCTCATCTACAACATCGTGTATCAGCCCCCGGACGCGCTGGGACTGCTCTGTCCGGACGTCCCCCCGTCGGTGATCGCGGCGGTGGACCGGGCGCTCTCGAAGGACCCGAAGGACCGCTTCCCGGATGTGGCGTCGTTCATCGCCGAGCTGACGGGAACCCCGCTCCAGAGCCTTCCCCCGTCCCAGCCGCAGCCGACGGCGCGTCCCGAGGCGACCCCCAGGGCACCGGGTTCCCCGTCCTCGTTCCCGACGCGCCGGGCGGACGAACCCGCGAATACGGTGCCGGGACGCCGTCCCACGACCCAACCCCAGGCGGAGGTTCCAGGGAACACGGTGCCGCTGGGTCCCACGGTGCAGCCGAAGTCGAAGGTCCCGCTGATCGCGGGTGGGGTGGCGGTGCTGCTCGTGGCGGTCGCGGCCGCCGGATGGTGGCTGCGCCCCCAGACTCCGCCCGCCCCGGCCGTCAGCACGCCGGAGAGCACGGCGAAGGCGGAGCCGCCCCCGAAGCCGGCCACCCCTCCCCCGGCCGTCGTCACGGCTCCGGCCGAGACCCCTCCCACCGGGTCCGAGCCGAGCGAGTCCGCGCCATCCGAGCAGGTCGCCGCCACCACCACCGCCGAGACCCGTCCCACCCCGCGAACCACCGCGCGCCAGGGCCCTCCCGAGGTGATGCCCGAGGAGGTGCGGAAGGATCTGACGGATGCGGAGCAGGCACTGAAGGACGGCAATGCCGCGGAGGCGATCCGGCTCGCCCGCCGCAGCCAACGGATGAAGATCACCGGGGCGTCCTTCTCGGTGCTCACCCGGGCCCACTGCCACCAGAGCGACCTCGCCAATGCCCGCGCGCAGTGGGCGAAGGTCCCCTCGGCGGAGCGCACCCGGGTACGTCAGTACTGCAAGCAATATGAGATCAATCTTTGA